Proteins encoded in a region of the Malaciobacter mytili LMG 24559 genome:
- the grpE gene encoding nucleotide exchange factor GrpE, with translation MSEEKKEELQQEEVVNQEETSTQESSQEVKEETIESVKSELEAKLKEAEDKYLRVHADFENIKKRLEKEKYQAIDYASEKFAKDLLAPIDTLEMALQSANADLSADELLAKLKEGIELTIKNFNTVFEKHDISAVETDGEFDPNFHDAVMQVDSPEHEDGQIVQQLQKGYKFKERLLRPAMVSICKK, from the coding sequence TTGAGTGAAGAAAAAAAAGAAGAATTACAACAAGAAGAAGTAGTAAATCAAGAAGAGACTTCTACACAAGAGAGTTCTCAAGAGGTTAAAGAAGAGACAATTGAAAGTGTAAAATCTGAACTTGAAGCTAAATTAAAAGAAGCAGAAGATAAATATTTAAGAGTTCACGCAGACTTTGAAAATATTAAAAAAAGATTAGAAAAAGAGAAGTATCAAGCTATTGATTATGCTTCAGAGAAATTTGCAAAAGATTTATTAGCACCAATTGATACTTTAGAGATGGCATTACAATCAGCAAATGCAGATTTAAGTGCAGATGAGTTACTTGCAAAATTAAAAGAAGGTATTGAACTTACTATTAAAAACTTTAATACTGTATTTGAAAAACATGATATTAGTGCCGTTGAAACTGATGGTGAGTTTGATCCAAATTTTCATGATGCAGTTATGCAAGTGGATAGCCCTGAACATGAAGATGGACAAATTGTACAACAGTTACAAAAAGGATATAAGTTTAAAGAGAGACTTTTAAGACCAGCAATGGTGTCTATTTGTAAGAAGTAA
- a CDS encoding MFS transporter has protein sequence MVFSIMYATQPLQPLLANEFNINMVQASQFTAVIMFSMAIAPIIYGYVLESICPKKMLMVASLILLVTNLVLSYSNSYEMFLSIRILESFVIPAIITSCMSILANSDKQNVKYNMAIYVAATVFGGMVGRVVSGFIATQFGWRAVFFSLSLALFLGLFFIKKLTFEGDTNLTKAKLNDVISILKDRRFILIYMLMFTTFFVFAGVLNILPFRMKELIPDATESQIGLLYLGYGMGIVVSLLSKKIIKFLKGEANTILVGGVIFTLVNLSFFSDDMLFVFFMLFVFCIGMFTVHSVSTGIANSIKQSQKSLTSGMYLTFYYIGGAVGSVIPAMFYHLVGWDFTVILFIVALIFIYSIFYIYRNDFKL, from the coding sequence GTGGTATTTTCGATTATGTATGCAACTCAACCACTACAGCCACTTTTAGCAAATGAATTTAATATAAATATGGTTCAAGCTTCACAGTTTACTGCCGTAATTATGTTTTCAATGGCTATTGCTCCTATTATTTATGGGTATGTATTAGAATCTATTTGTCCTAAAAAAATGTTAATGGTAGCTTCATTGATACTTCTAGTAACAAATTTAGTTTTATCATACTCTAATAGTTACGAAATGTTTCTTTCTATTAGAATTTTAGAGTCTTTTGTTATTCCTGCTATTATTACTTCATGTATGAGTATTTTGGCTAATAGTGATAAACAAAATGTAAAATACAATATGGCTATATATGTAGCTGCAACTGTATTTGGAGGAATGGTAGGCCGAGTTGTTTCTGGATTTATAGCAACACAATTTGGATGGAGAGCTGTGTTTTTCTCTTTATCTCTTGCTTTATTTTTAGGCTTGTTTTTTATTAAAAAACTTACTTTTGAAGGTGATACAAACCTTACTAAAGCTAAATTAAATGATGTGATTTCTATTTTAAAAGATAGAAGATTTATTCTTATATATATGTTGATGTTTACAACTTTTTTTGTTTTTGCTGGAGTTTTAAATATTTTACCTTTTAGGATGAAAGAGTTAATTCCTGATGCAACAGAATCTCAAATTGGTTTATTATATCTTGGTTATGGAATGGGAATTGTAGTCTCATTATTATCTAAAAAAATTATAAAATTTTTAAAAGGTGAAGCAAATACTATTTTAGTTGGTGGAGTTATTTTTACTTTAGTAAATTTATCATTTTTTAGTGATGATATGCTTTTTGTATTTTTTATGTTATTTGTATTTTGTATAGGAATGTTTACTGTTCATAGTGTAAGTACAGGTATTGCAAACTCAATAAAACAATCACAAAAATCATTAACTTCAGGGATGTATTTAACTTTTTATTATATTGGTGGTGCAGTTGGTTCTGTAATTCCTGCAATGTTTTATCACTTAGTTGGATGGGATTTTACTGTTATACTTTTTATTGTAGCTTTAATTTTTATTTATAGTATATTTTATATTTATAGAAATGATTTTAAGTTATAA
- a CDS encoding DEAD/DEAH box helicase yields the protein MKKLLTNNKNHNFYNSLISLFSSCKSFYINVAFINFSGLQLLLDILKQCEQKNIKGKVLTSTYLNFTEVKALKKLQEFSNISLKIFDSSEVGFHSKAYIFEFEEEYKIIVGSSNITASAFKSNIEWNLKVISKKDEEFTKEVLKEFDSLYNKAYLVEENFLNSYEDFLKNSYKSLSKEFIFKKQIKENSMQKQALENLEFLRKQKQNKALAICATGTGKTYLSAFDVKNFNAKKVLFLVHRENILNSAKLTFEKLFINKSCGIFSGNKKELSCDFLFSTIQTMSKSLHKFNSKYFDYIIFDEAHHISSPTFKKVYNYFNSNFTLGLTATPNRSDKENIYEFFDDNIAIDFRLNEAIEKSLIAPFHYFGISDIVIDYKDVKLEELSRLAKLLCVNKRVDFIIEKMLFYGNDGDKRKALAFCVNQSHAKYMCEKFNKRGFNSICLLSEDSIEKREEIIKRVQDEKDSLEIIFSVDIFNEGVDIPKINTILMLRPTTSSTIFIQQLGRGLRKVKEKQFLTVLDFIGNHNRAYLVTFALLGKRIIDKDSIKLALNNSFANLSNNTFISMDKISKEIILKQLEEENFNSFKYLKEQYFEFKNIIKTTPTLIDFIKYENSFDPKNFIDESKSYIEFVLKVEKQDLNLTEEFLKTIRFIDSHIKLKRVHEFAILNYLLENETININLAKKQILKYQEKVEEDTIYHSFRYLAYEFFDSSQIAKYEKLVYLKEDTLYKTSSFEKILEDKKLKQYIKYSIEYAVLLYEKEFGKKYYGIPFLKLYEKYNMKNIALLCNLDKIHSSFRGSGQLKYKNDYFLFINLDKQNAIKSKRYHNTFLSKDTLTWQTKPNATQDKGDGEKLIENKKHKVKLHIFVRKFISVDKKTQGFIYLGVANTISYKGEKPINLTLQLEKQLDEQLYDEFTLSV from the coding sequence ATGAAAAAGCTTCTTACAAATAATAAAAATCATAACTTTTATAATAGTTTAATCTCTTTATTTTCTTCTTGCAAAAGTTTTTATATAAATGTGGCTTTTATAAATTTTAGTGGATTACAACTTTTACTTGATATTTTAAAGCAGTGTGAACAAAAGAATATTAAAGGTAAAGTTCTAACTTCAACTTATTTAAATTTTACAGAGGTAAAAGCTTTAAAGAAATTACAAGAGTTTAGTAATATAAGTTTAAAAATTTTTGATAGTAGTGAAGTGGGATTTCATAGTAAGGCTTATATTTTTGAGTTTGAAGAGGAGTATAAGATAATAGTAGGTTCTTCAAATATAACTGCAAGTGCTTTTAAAAGTAATATTGAATGGAATTTAAAAGTTATAAGTAAAAAAGATGAAGAGTTTACAAAAGAAGTATTAAAAGAGTTTGATAGTTTATATAATAAAGCATATTTAGTAGAAGAAAATTTTTTAAATTCATATGAAGATTTTTTAAAAAATAGTTATAAAAGCTTAAGTAAAGAGTTTATTTTTAAAAAACAAATAAAAGAAAATTCTATGCAAAAACAAGCTTTAGAAAACTTAGAGTTTTTAAGAAAACAAAAGCAAAATAAAGCCTTGGCTATTTGTGCAACAGGAACAGGGAAAACATATCTTAGTGCTTTTGATGTTAAGAACTTTAATGCAAAAAAAGTTTTATTTTTAGTCCATAGAGAAAATATTTTAAATAGTGCTAAATTAACTTTTGAAAAACTTTTTATAAATAAGAGTTGTGGAATTTTTTCTGGAAATAAAAAAGAGCTTTCTTGTGATTTTCTTTTTTCTACAATTCAAACTATGAGTAAAAGTTTACATAAGTTTAATAGTAAATATTTTGATTATATTATTTTTGATGAAGCTCACCATATAAGTAGTCCTACTTTTAAAAAAGTCTATAACTATTTTAATTCTAATTTTACATTAGGTTTAACAGCAACTCCAAATAGAAGTGATAAAGAGAATATCTATGAGTTTTTTGATGATAATATTGCTATTGATTTTAGATTAAATGAAGCCATAGAAAAATCACTAATCGCACCTTTTCACTATTTTGGTATAAGTGATATTGTAATAGATTATAAAGATGTAAAATTAGAAGAACTTTCAAGACTTGCAAAACTTTTATGTGTAAATAAAAGAGTAGATTTTATTATAGAAAAAATGTTATTTTATGGAAATGATGGAGACAAAAGAAAAGCTTTGGCTTTTTGTGTTAATCAATCCCATGCAAAATATATGTGTGAAAAGTTTAATAAAAGAGGTTTTAATTCTATTTGCTTATTAAGTGAAGATAGTATTGAAAAAAGAGAAGAGATTATAAAAAGAGTTCAAGATGAAAAGGATTCTTTAGAAATTATTTTTAGTGTAGATATATTTAATGAAGGAGTTGATATTCCTAAAATAAACACTATTTTAATGTTACGTCCAACTACTTCTTCAACTATTTTTATTCAACAATTAGGAAGAGGTCTTAGAAAAGTAAAAGAAAAGCAATTTCTTACAGTCTTAGATTTTATTGGAAATCATAATAGAGCTTATTTAGTAACTTTTGCTCTTTTAGGTAAAAGAATAATTGATAAAGATAGTATAAAATTAGCATTAAATAATAGCTTTGCAAATCTTTCAAATAATACTTTTATTTCTATGGATAAAATTTCAAAAGAGATAATTTTAAAACAATTAGAAGAAGAAAATTTTAATAGTTTTAAATACTTAAAAGAACAATATTTTGAATTTAAAAATATAATAAAAACAACTCCAACTTTAATAGATTTTATAAAATATGAAAATAGCTTTGACCCTAAAAACTTTATAGATGAATCAAAATCTTATATAGAATTTGTATTAAAAGTTGAAAAACAAGATTTAAATCTTACTGAAGAGTTTTTAAAAACTATTAGATTTATTGATTCACATATAAAATTAAAAAGAGTACATGAATTTGCTATTTTAAATTATCTTTTAGAAAATGAAACTATAAATATAAACCTTGCAAAAAAACAAATTTTAAAGTATCAAGAAAAAGTTGAAGAAGATACTATATATCATAGTTTTAGATATTTAGCTTATGAATTTTTTGATAGTTCTCAAATTGCAAAGTATGAAAAACTTGTATATTTAAAAGAAGATACTTTATATAAAACCTCTTCTTTTGAAAAAATTTTAGAAGATAAAAAATTAAAGCAATATATAAAATATAGTATAGAGTATGCAGTTTTATTATATGAAAAAGAGTTTGGTAAAAAATATTATGGAATACCTTTTTTAAAGTTATATGAAAAGTATAATATGAAAAATATAGCTTTACTTTGTAATCTTGATAAAATTCATAGTTCTTTTAGAGGAAGTGGACAATTAAAATATAAAAATGATTACTTTTTATTTATAAATTTAGATAAACAAAATGCAATAAAAAGTAAAAGATACCATAATACTTTTTTAAGTAAAGATACTTTAACTTGGCAAACAAAACCAAATGCAACTCAAGATAAAGGCGATGGAGAAAAGTTAATTGAAAATAAAAAACATAAAGTAAAACTTCATATTTTTGTAAGAAAATTTATAAGTGTTGATAAAAAGACACAAGGTTTTATTTATTTAGGAGTTGCTAATACTATATCTTATAAGGGTGAAAAACCCATCAATTTAACTTTACAACTAGAAAAACAACTAGATGAACAGTTGTATGATGAGTTTACTCTTAGTGTTTAA
- a CDS encoding transporter substrate-binding domain-containing protein: protein MIKIFFSFFIIFLYITNAKVELTLEEKAFIKANPKIVLGLDKNWNPYIIKKGDLLEGLEVDYINLINKKLGTNITLVADEWENIIFLAKSKQIDGLALSSISNDRKTYFDFSKTYLQSYKYIFTLSNKKVTSFKDLENKKVAIQYMNNFEKYLLEDIKNIKTVYVKNKDEAHKLLLEGSIDAFIGDNVDRYLLKLKGIENIQIAFDIKESIFNAVYSIRKDWPILVSILNKAIDDITLIEKRELYKKWFNFEKLNLNRIIFSQEELEFIKNKKVVIASATPWEPFHVEKQEGVQTGISYDFWDLIKEKSGLKSINIQVDTFTSVLNCIKDKTCDMAVAVGETKDRKQYALFSKSYATFPISIATSKDINHISSIDSLKDRKIAVGENYTAHKKMLEKYPSLNYIVVKNIQEGLELLSKGKVFAYVDIMPVLAHNINKYGYTNLKISGNTGINFDVTFMIRDDYALLVSIINKVTNTILEEEKQKILNKWIAVVYHESINYILIFYILGVVFIVVSIIFYKNRQLLKYQNVIKQKNRILEKQKKELENTNNLLKNAQDNLQKSLDSFKVLVNSTIEAVLIEKQGKIEYANDSFVKVFEYDNQEEVYKNTIDDFFVNSILKKDCSNISFEFLGVTKNGVEFPILVKKESLIFEKEKATIISIFDLSELKDKEQLILQQSKMVAMGEMIGNIAHQWRQPLTAITTAATSLKIRKQLGDFNDEILEEVIEAIMRNSKFLSQTIDDFKNYLKDSKEKQKFNIKDIFEQSLNLIRPALKNSFINDNINMDGDIYIESYFNELNQALINILNNAKDALIEKEQLEDKAVFLKAYMQEDEVILEIKDNAGGIPLDIIDSIFEPYFTTKHQSQGTGLGLYMTYKIITESLNGSIKVTNTTFIYKNKKCSGAKFVIRLPYS from the coding sequence GTGATAAAAATATTTTTTTCTTTTTTTATAATATTTTTATATATAACTAATGCCAAAGTAGAATTAACTTTAGAAGAGAAAGCTTTTATAAAAGCAAATCCTAAAATTGTTTTAGGTTTAGATAAAAATTGGAATCCTTATATTATAAAAAAAGGTGATTTATTAGAAGGTTTAGAAGTTGATTATATAAATTTAATAAATAAAAAGCTTGGAACAAATATAACTTTAGTAGCAGATGAATGGGAAAATATTATATTCCTAGCTAAATCAAAACAAATAGATGGACTTGCTTTATCTTCAATCTCCAATGATAGAAAAACTTACTTTGATTTTTCAAAAACTTATCTTCAATCATATAAATATATCTTTACTCTTTCAAATAAAAAAGTTACTTCTTTTAAAGATTTGGAGAATAAAAAAGTTGCAATTCAATATATGAATAACTTTGAAAAGTATCTTTTAGAAGATATAAAAAATATAAAAACTGTTTATGTTAAAAATAAAGATGAAGCCCATAAGCTTTTATTAGAAGGAAGTATTGATGCTTTTATTGGGGATAATGTTGATAGGTATCTTTTAAAATTAAAAGGTATTGAAAATATACAAATAGCTTTTGATATAAAAGAATCTATTTTTAACGCTGTTTATTCAATTAGAAAAGATTGGCCTATATTAGTCTCTATTTTAAATAAAGCAATTGATGATATTACTTTAATAGAAAAAAGAGAGTTATATAAAAAGTGGTTTAATTTTGAAAAATTAAATCTTAATAGAATAATCTTTTCACAAGAAGAATTAGAGTTTATAAAAAATAAAAAAGTAGTTATTGCTTCTGCTACTCCTTGGGAACCTTTTCATGTTGAAAAACAAGAGGGTGTTCAAACCGGTATTTCATATGATTTTTGGGATTTAATAAAAGAAAAAAGTGGATTAAAAAGCATTAATATTCAAGTTGATACTTTTACAAGTGTTTTAAATTGTATAAAAGATAAAACTTGTGATATGGCAGTAGCTGTGGGAGAGACAAAAGATAGAAAACAGTATGCTCTTTTTTCAAAAAGTTATGCTACTTTCCCTATTTCCATAGCAACTTCAAAAGATATAAATCATATAAGTTCAATAGATTCTTTAAAAGATAGAAAGATTGCAGTGGGAGAGAACTATACTGCACATAAAAAAATGCTTGAAAAGTATCCTTCTTTAAATTATATTGTAGTTAAAAATATACAAGAGGGCTTAGAATTACTTTCTAAAGGTAAAGTCTTTGCATATGTGGATATTATGCCTGTTCTTGCTCATAATATAAATAAGTATGGATATACAAATTTAAAGATTTCAGGAAATACGGGAATTAATTTTGATGTAACTTTTATGATAAGGGATGATTATGCTTTACTTGTATCTATTATTAACAAAGTTACAAATACTATTTTAGAAGAAGAAAAACAAAAAATTTTAAATAAATGGATAGCTGTTGTATATCATGAAAGTATTAATTATATTTTAATTTTCTATATATTAGGAGTGGTATTTATAGTTGTTTCTATAATCTTTTATAAAAATAGACAACTTTTAAAATATCAAAATGTAATTAAACAAAAAAATAGGATTTTGGAAAAACAAAAAAAAGAGTTGGAAAATACAAATAATCTTTTAAAAAATGCTCAAGACAATTTACAAAAATCCCTTGATAGTTTTAAGGTTTTAGTAAACTCAACTATAGAAGCTGTATTAATAGAAAAACAGGGGAAAATAGAGTATGCAAATGACTCTTTTGTAAAAGTTTTTGAATATGATAATCAAGAAGAAGTATATAAAAATACAATTGATGATTTTTTTGTAAATAGTATTTTAAAAAAAGACTGTTCAAATATTTCTTTTGAATTTTTAGGGGTTACAAAAAATGGTGTAGAGTTTCCAATTTTAGTAAAAAAAGAGAGTTTAATTTTTGAAAAAGAAAAAGCAACAATTATCTCTATTTTTGATTTATCCGAGTTAAAAGATAAAGAACAACTAATTTTACAGCAATCAAAAATGGTAGCAATGGGAGAGATGATAGGAAATATTGCCCATCAATGGAGACAACCTTTAACCGCAATTACAACAGCTGCAACAAGTTTAAAAATAAGAAAGCAATTGGGTGATTTTAATGATGAAATTTTAGAAGAAGTAATTGAAGCCATAATGAGAAATAGTAAATTTTTATCTCAAACAATTGATGATTTTAAAAACTATTTAAAAGATAGTAAGGAAAAACAAAAGTTTAATATAAAAGATATTTTTGAACAATCTTTAAACCTAATAAGACCAGCTTTAAAAAATAGTTTTATAAATGATAATATAAATATGGATGGAGATATTTATATTGAAAGTTATTTTAATGAGTTAAATCAGGCCTTAATTAATATTTTAAATAATGCAAAAGATGCTCTAATAGAAAAAGAACAACTGGAAGATAAAGCTGTATTTTTAAAGGCTTATATGCAAGAGGATGAGGTGATTTTAGAAATAAAAGATAATGCTGGAGGAATACCTCTTGATATAATTGATTCTATTTTTGAACCATATTTTACAACAAAGCATCAAAGTCAAGGTACAGGACTTGGTCTTTATATGACTTATAAGATTATTACTGAAAGTTTAAATGGCTCAATAAAAGTTACAAATACTACTTTTATATATAAAAATAAAAAGTGTAGTGGTGCTAAATTTGTTATTAGGTTACCATATAGTTAA
- a CDS encoding TAXI family TRAP transporter solute-binding subunit yields the protein MKKLATAALIGALSIPAFAAEFITIGTGGVTGTYYPTGGAICRLVNQYKKETKIRCSVESTGGSVYNINTIKNGELDFGIAQSDVVYQAAKGMGKYQGEPVKKLKAVMAIYPELLTLVSRKDANINTLADVKGKRINLGNPGSGNEATALDLFKASGIKKEDLSFAGALKASEMPDALRDNKIDGYFYMVGHPTANIKDASNSVDVRIVPLSGNNVDELIKTHPYFAKANVPGGMYKGNDADVPTFGVKAVLITSDDVSEKAVYTVVKAILENFDTFKQLHPAYSNITKESLLDGLSAPLHEGAKKYFKEAGIL from the coding sequence ATGAAAAAACTTGCTACAGCAGCTCTAATAGGAGCTTTATCTATTCCAGCATTTGCAGCTGAGTTCATTACAATTGGTACTGGTGGAGTTACAGGAACTTATTATCCAACAGGTGGTGCTATTTGTAGACTTGTAAACCAATACAAAAAAGAGACAAAAATCAGATGTTCAGTGGAATCAACTGGTGGTTCTGTATATAATATTAATACTATTAAAAATGGTGAATTAGATTTTGGTATTGCACAATCAGATGTTGTATATCAAGCAGCTAAAGGTATGGGAAAATATCAAGGAGAACCAGTTAAAAAATTAAAAGCTGTTATGGCTATTTATCCTGAATTATTAACTTTAGTATCTAGAAAAGATGCAAATATTAATACTTTAGCAGATGTTAAAGGTAAAAGAATTAATTTAGGAAATCCAGGTTCTGGCAATGAAGCTACAGCTTTAGATTTATTTAAAGCAAGTGGAATTAAAAAAGAAGATTTATCATTTGCAGGTGCTTTAAAAGCTTCTGAAATGCCTGATGCTTTAAGAGATAACAAAATTGATGGTTACTTCTATATGGTTGGACATCCAACTGCAAATATTAAAGATGCATCAAACTCTGTTGATGTAAGAATTGTTCCTTTATCAGGAAACAATGTTGATGAATTAATTAAAACTCACCCATATTTTGCAAAAGCAAATGTACCAGGTGGAATGTATAAAGGAAATGATGCTGATGTTCCTACATTTGGAGTTAAAGCTGTACTTATTACAAGTGATGATGTAAGTGAAAAAGCAGTTTATACTGTAGTTAAAGCTATCTTAGAAAACTTTGATACATTTAAACAATTACACCCTGCATATTCAAATATTACAAAAGAATCATTACTTGATGGTTTAAGTGCTCCTTTACATGAAGGTGCGAAAAAATACTTCAAAGAAGCAGGTATTTTATAA
- a CDS encoding DUF302 domain-containing protein: protein MKYIKTTTKNVQEAVEALHKSISENGFGLQHIHNVTEKLAAKEVELGRQCQILDICQPHIAKEILDIDPSVSAILPCSISVFEDNGQTYICVVKPSAIFPLLNNQLTEVISKVEKTIFKIIDEAI, encoded by the coding sequence ATGAAATATATTAAAACTACAACAAAAAATGTACAAGAGGCGGTAGAAGCTTTACATAAATCAATTAGTGAAAATGGCTTTGGGCTACAACATATTCACAATGTTACAGAAAAATTAGCAGCAAAAGAGGTTGAGTTAGGAAGACAATGCCAAATCTTAGATATTTGCCAACCACATATTGCAAAGGAAATCTTAGATATTGATCCAAGCGTAAGTGCTATTTTACCTTGTAGTATCTCAGTTTTTGAAGATAATGGGCAAACATATATCTGTGTAGTAAAACCCTCAGCAATTTTTCCTTTATTAAATAACCAATTAACAGAGGTTATCTCTAAAGTTGAAAAAACTATATTTAAAATAATTGATGAAGCTATTTAA
- a CDS encoding heat-shock protein, producing the protein MIDKKEFLLQSIIKAYIEHLEPIGSSQLKTMYDIAYSPATIRGYFKKLGDEGFLAQEHASSGRTPTTEALKQYWDNKLNFRLSFIDLETIEYLAKRIGLTVFIKKLKSDKLKNIINIQDKYMILEFDNFPITIKFSSALYRFLLDLIDLEINHILKISRDVGAYELYEQLSIFLKNRDFSIYNSKEFLNIALSYDFDERVINSYLNGEVIDKCQEAIYYEELLPMGYIGICHHCNVNGNDSKMLVIGELSKDYEYFYNQISMS; encoded by the coding sequence ATGATTGATAAAAAAGAGTTTTTATTACAGTCTATTATCAAAGCATATATTGAACATTTAGAGCCTATTGGTTCTAGTCAGTTAAAAACAATGTATGATATTGCATATTCACCTGCAACTATTAGAGGATACTTTAAAAAGTTAGGTGATGAGGGATTTTTAGCCCAAGAGCATGCAAGTAGTGGAAGAACTCCAACAACTGAAGCTTTAAAGCAATATTGGGATAATAAATTAAACTTTAGATTATCTTTTATTGATTTAGAAACAATTGAGTATTTAGCAAAAAGAATAGGTCTTACTGTTTTTATTAAAAAGTTAAAAAGTGATAAATTAAAAAATATTATTAATATCCAAGATAAATATATGATTTTGGAGTTTGATAATTTTCCAATCACAATAAAATTTTCTTCAGCACTTTATAGATTTTTACTTGATTTAATAGATTTAGAAATTAATCATATTTTAAAAATCTCAAGGGATGTTGGAGCTTATGAATTATATGAACAATTATCTATATTTTTAAAAAATAGAGATTTTTCTATTTATAATTCAAAAGAGTTTTTAAATATAGCACTTAGCTATGACTTCGATGAAAGAGTTATTAATTCATATTTAAATGGAGAAGTTATAGATAAGTGCCAAGAAGCTATCTATTATGAAGAGTTATTACCTATGGGTTATATTGGTATATGTCACCATTGTAATGTAAATGGCAATGATTCTAAAATGTTAGTTATTGGTGAATTGTCAAAAGATTATGAATACTTTTATAATCAAATTAGTATGTCTTAG